One region of Ahniella affigens genomic DNA includes:
- a CDS encoding CYTH domain-containing protein, whose amino-acid sequence MGIEIERKFLIIGDAWRTAVTRSIRMAQAYLGGDRCSTRVRIEGESAKLNIKSLSTGIERLEFEYDIPVADANVLMAELAGKRVEKIRHLVALDDVLFEIDEFLSDNQGLIVAEVELESAEAAYPKPAWLGREVSLERRYLNLALAEQAFAMWPDREAILMELQSC is encoded by the coding sequence ATGGGTATCGAGATCGAACGCAAGTTTCTGATCATCGGCGACGCTTGGCGCACTGCCGTCACGCGCTCGATTCGCATGGCACAGGCGTACCTGGGCGGTGATCGCTGTTCAACGCGCGTGCGCATCGAGGGCGAGTCGGCCAAGCTCAACATCAAGTCGCTGAGCACGGGTATCGAGCGCCTGGAGTTCGAATACGACATTCCGGTGGCCGATGCCAACGTGCTGATGGCCGAGCTCGCTGGCAAGCGCGTCGAGAAAATCCGGCACCTAGTGGCGCTCGACGACGTCTTGTTCGAGATCGACGAATTTCTGAGTGACAATCAAGGTCTGATTGTTGCCGAGGTCGAACTGGAATCGGCCGAGGCCGCTTATCCAAAGCCAGCTTGGTTGGGCCGGGAAGTGTCTTTGGAACGGCGTTATCTGAATCTCGCCTTGGCTGAGCAGGCGTTTGCTATGTGGCCTGATCGCGAAGCGATTCTCATGGAGTTGCAGTCATGTTGA